The DNA window TGATTTAGCTAATAAAGAATTTTATAATGTTAAAAAAACTATTAATAAAATACTTAATAAAACAATAAAAGAATCAAATAAAATTATTATAAATGCAAATTTAAAGTCCAATTTAATTATTACTGAAGGGAGGGAAATTGCTTTTATAGAAAATAAAAGAATACTTAAAAATGCAAAAATATTAATTTATAATGAAATAGTTCATGTAAAACAAGTATTACGTAATCATATAAGTGAAATCATTATAATGTGTACTGACCAGATACTCCAATCAGCTAGTGATTATAAATCACATAGTAAAATTATTAATAAATTTCTTCTTTTTTTTTAAAGGTAATTATTATGATACAATATAAAATTATTGCTATACAATATGCTAAAGCTGCATTTGAATTTGCATTAGAGCATAATAATTTAGATTTATGGTATAATATGTTTAAGTTTTTAACAAAATTAATAAATAATAATTGTTGTATTAAATATATTATTAAAAATATTAAAATAGAAAGTAATAAAAAATTAGAATTACTAATTAATATATATAATGATTTTATGCATAATAAAAGTGATATTTACCATCTTAATTTTATAAAAATTATTGCTAAACAAAACCGTATTACACTTTTACCTATAATAGAAGAACAATATAAAATTTTATATGATTCTTATTATAAATATTTTTCTATAAAATTAGTAAGTGCTTATGAACTTAGTACTTATGAAAAAATTGAAATTCTTAAATCGCTTAAAAAGCGATATAATAGTAAGAATATATATATTATTAATATTTCAATTAATAAATCATTAATTGGAGGGTTAATTATATATATCAATAATACAGTTATTGATTGCTCTTTATTGAGCAAGATTTTAAAATTAAAATATATTTTAAA is part of the Candidatus Johnevansia muelleri genome and encodes:
- the atpF gene encoding ATP synthase subunit b → MNVNLTIIGQIITFIIFLLFFLKYVWPPIYKNLNERTQKISEGIKSADLANKEFYNVKKTINKILNKTIKESNKIIINANLKSNLIITEGREIAFIENKRILKNAKILIYNEIVHVKQVLRNHISEIIIMCTDQILQSASDYKSHSKIINKFLLFF
- the atpH gene encoding ATP synthase subunit delta — encoded protein: MIQYKIIAIQYAKAAFEFALEHNNLDLWYNMFKFLTKLINNNCCIKYIIKNIKIESNKKLELLINIYNDFMHNKSDIYHLNFIKIIAKQNRITLLPIIEEQYKILYDSYYKYFSIKLVSAYELSTYEKIEILKSLKKRYNSKNIYIINISINKSLIGGLIIYINNTVIDCSLLSKILKLKYILKGNILCK